One window of Robiginitalea biformata HTCC2501 genomic DNA carries:
- a CDS encoding chorismate-binding protein: MPSPKKIKFSKLERLLGEHRGKSLPFALFRNPGEEEIHSLLQNDRENPGFTGGDQKGFVFAPFHTGASPTLFLRPDQAYRTPVPGGAACAMDIGPRPDTEAREIHMGLVEEAVREIRTTSLEKVVLARRFSLPCTLSAVEIFLRLCQTYPRAFCYVWSHPDSGTWLGASPEQLMEFDGTRGHTDALAGTQPAAGFVAPAWSAKEYREQQLVTDFIVEKLREAGLEPEVGPTRDERAGALWHLRTRVGFQADADAAAGLVGALHPTPAVCGQPRGAARDYILGHENFDREYYCGFLGEVGRTGPGSFRLFVNLRCLQLRENSAYIYTGGGITADSDPAAEWDEIQHKSLTVLRALQNSPD, translated from the coding sequence TTGCCCTCCCCAAAGAAAATTAAATTCAGCAAGCTCGAGCGGCTTCTCGGGGAGCATCGGGGGAAATCGCTGCCCTTTGCCCTTTTCCGGAATCCCGGGGAGGAGGAGATTCATTCCCTATTGCAAAACGACCGGGAAAACCCCGGTTTTACAGGGGGTGATCAAAAAGGCTTTGTATTTGCCCCGTTCCACACGGGAGCTTCACCGACCCTGTTCCTGCGGCCGGACCAGGCGTATCGCACCCCGGTTCCCGGGGGAGCTGCCTGTGCGATGGATATCGGCCCCCGGCCGGACACGGAAGCCCGGGAAATACACATGGGCCTGGTGGAGGAGGCTGTGCGGGAGATCCGGACCACCTCCCTGGAAAAGGTGGTGTTGGCCAGGCGGTTTTCGCTGCCGTGCACCCTTTCGGCCGTCGAAATCTTTCTCCGCCTGTGCCAAACCTACCCCCGGGCTTTCTGCTATGTGTGGAGCCACCCGGATTCCGGGACCTGGCTGGGTGCGAGCCCGGAGCAGCTTATGGAGTTCGACGGCACCCGCGGCCACACGGATGCCCTGGCCGGGACGCAGCCGGCAGCGGGATTTGTGGCGCCGGCCTGGTCGGCAAAGGAATACAGGGAACAACAGCTGGTCACCGATTTTATCGTGGAGAAACTCCGGGAGGCCGGCCTGGAACCCGAAGTGGGCCCCACCCGGGATGAACGGGCCGGTGCGCTCTGGCACCTCAGGACGCGGGTCGGATTCCAGGCAGATGCTGACGCCGCGGCCGGCCTGGTTGGGGCATTGCATCCTACCCCTGCCGTGTGTGGTCAGCCCAGGGGCGCCGCCCGGGATTATATACTGGGGCACGAAAATTTTGACCGGGAGTATTATTGTGGCTTCCTGGGGGAAGTGGGCCGGACCGGCCCCGGCTCCTTCCGGCTGTTCGTAAACCTTCGATGCCTGCAACTCCGGGAAAACAGCGCGTATATCTACACGGGCGGGGGCATCACCGCCGATTCGGATCCGGCCGCGGAATGGGACGAAATCCAGCATAAGAGCCTGACGGTGCTGCGCGCCCTGCAGAATTCCCCGGATTGA
- a CDS encoding PaaI family thioesterase produces the protein MEQYKEKILEVCNGVCKNTLMETLEIEFTDVGENFLTARMPVTPRVHQPDGILHGGATVALAESVASAASYVFLDAQKFFVRGIEISANHLRSISEGYVEAHASMMHRGRTTQLWEIRILGPQDELISHCKLTTIALPKEN, from the coding sequence ATGGAGCAATACAAAGAAAAAATACTGGAGGTTTGTAACGGCGTGTGTAAAAATACGCTGATGGAAACCCTGGAGATTGAGTTTACCGATGTGGGCGAAAATTTCCTGACCGCCCGTATGCCTGTGACTCCCAGGGTACACCAGCCAGACGGGATCCTGCACGGCGGGGCCACGGTTGCCCTGGCAGAAAGCGTTGCAAGTGCGGCTTCATATGTTTTCCTGGATGCCCAGAAGTTCTTTGTACGCGGTATTGAAATCTCGGCGAATCACCTGAGGAGTATCTCCGAAGGCTATGTCGAGGCGCACGCATCCATGATGCACCGGGGCCGAACCACCCAATTGTGGGAAATCCGGATCCTCGGACCGCAGGACGAACTGATATCGCACTGCAAACTCACCACCATTGCCCTCCCCAAAGAAAATTAA
- a CDS encoding alpha/beta hydrolase, with product MSDHEPEYPTEKSVSYTTREPYFTLGNPHLGAGNTWIVFHGIGQLARFFLRNFNHLDLTRNYVLAPQAPSLYYTSDTYDRVGASWLTRENTQGHMENLLAYLDVMAAEEGLKDCNNLIAFGYSQGVSVLCRWVARRRITCRRIVLYAGRIPEELRPADFEHLPEGCRVELYHGDSDPMADKWGRKELADHARKVFGSRLEIINYRGGHELQRKWIREK from the coding sequence ATGTCGGACCACGAACCCGAATACCCAACTGAGAAATCGGTTTCCTACACGACCCGGGAACCGTATTTCACCCTTGGCAATCCGCACCTTGGAGCCGGAAATACCTGGATCGTATTCCACGGAATCGGCCAACTGGCCCGTTTTTTCCTAAGGAATTTCAATCACCTGGACCTTACCCGGAATTACGTCCTGGCCCCCCAGGCCCCGTCGCTTTATTATACCTCGGATACCTATGACCGCGTTGGGGCCAGTTGGCTGACCCGTGAGAACACCCAGGGGCATATGGAAAACCTGTTGGCTTATCTGGACGTGATGGCTGCTGAGGAAGGATTGAAAGACTGCAACAACCTCATCGCCTTTGGCTACTCCCAGGGTGTTTCCGTCTTGTGCCGCTGGGTGGCCCGCAGGCGAATAACCTGCAGGCGGATCGTCCTCTACGCGGGCAGGATCCCGGAGGAACTAAGGCCGGCGGATTTTGAACACCTGCCGGAAGGATGCCGGGTAGAGCTATACCACGGGGATTCCGACCCCATGGCCGACAAATGGGGCCGAAAAGAACTCGCCGATCATGCCCGTAAAGTATTTGGCAGCCGGTTGGAGATCATCAACTACCGCGGGGGGCATGAATTACAGCGCAAATGGATCAGGGAAAAGTAG
- a CDS encoding GNAT family N-acetyltransferase, with the protein MDQGKVVLQNERARLEALTPVNYPCLREIAREPGLIRYSPGVLTTPEGFETYFQKALRETQEGTSQVFLIYDREAGQWAGTSRFMRIDARNRVVEIGSTWIGSRFQGTGLNSAVKSLMLDAAFGPMGFERVEFRIDERNIRSRRAVEKLGARLEGVLRRNVYLDDGFKRNTCVYGLLQHEWTGGNPNR; encoded by the coding sequence ATGGATCAGGGAAAAGTAGTTTTGCAGAACGAACGGGCGCGTCTGGAGGCGTTGACTCCTGTAAATTATCCGTGCCTCAGGGAAATTGCCCGGGAGCCTGGCCTGATCCGGTATTCGCCAGGGGTACTGACCACCCCGGAAGGATTTGAGACTTATTTTCAAAAGGCATTACGGGAGACGCAGGAGGGAACGAGCCAGGTCTTCCTGATCTACGACAGGGAAGCCGGTCAATGGGCGGGTACTTCCCGATTTATGCGGATAGATGCGCGCAACCGGGTTGTGGAAATCGGTTCCACCTGGATAGGTAGCCGATTTCAGGGTACCGGCTTGAATTCCGCGGTAAAATCCCTGATGCTGGATGCCGCATTCGGGCCGATGGGCTTTGAACGGGTTGAATTCCGGATTGACGAGCGGAATATCCGCTCTCGCAGAGCCGTAGAAAAGTTGGGGGCCCGCCTCGAAGGTGTCCTTCGCAGAAACGTATACCTGGATGACGGTTTTAAAAGAAACACCTGCGTCTACGGCTTATTGCAGCATGAATGGACAGGCGGCAATCCCAACAGATAA
- the dnaK gene encoding molecular chaperone DnaK, whose protein sequence is MSKIIGIDLGTTNSCVSVMEGNEPVVIPNAEGKRTTPSVIAFVEGGEIKVGDPAKRQAVTNPNKTIYSIKRFMGNKYSESQKEAERVPYKVVKGDNNTPRVDVDGRLYTPQELSAMILQKMKKTAEDYLGQSVSRAVITVPAYFNDSQRQATKEAGEIAGLKVERIINEPTAASLAYGLDKKDQDQKIVVFDFGGGTHDVSILELGDGVFEVLATDGDTHLGGDDVDQKIIDWLADEFKQEEEMDLREDAMALQRLREAAEKAKIELSSSSQTEINLPYITATSSGPKHLVRTLSRSKFEQLIEDLVKRTIAPCESALKTAGLSKSDIDEIILVGGSTRIPAVQEAVEKFFGKKPSKGVNPDEVVAIGAAIQGGVLTGDVKDVLLLDVTPLSLGIETMGGVNTKLIEANTTIPTKKSQVFSTAADNQPSVEIHVLQGERPMAKDNKTIGRFHLDGIPPAPRGTPQIEVTFDIDANGIIKVSATDKATGKSQDIRIEASSGLTEEEIERMKSEAEANAEADKKAKEKVDKLNEADQMIFQTEKQLGEFGDKLSADKKQEIESALEELKKAYESKDTDVIQPALDKINEAWKNASEEMYKAQAEAQQPGADGAGQTTDSGDAAEGDNVEDVDFEEVK, encoded by the coding sequence ATGAGTAAGATTATCGGAATAGATTTAGGTACCACAAACTCCTGCGTCTCCGTGATGGAGGGAAATGAGCCTGTGGTAATCCCGAATGCCGAGGGCAAGCGTACGACCCCTTCCGTGATCGCCTTTGTAGAGGGCGGTGAGATCAAGGTGGGCGACCCGGCCAAGCGGCAGGCGGTGACCAACCCGAACAAGACCATATACTCCATAAAGCGTTTTATGGGGAACAAATATTCAGAATCCCAGAAGGAAGCCGAACGGGTGCCGTACAAAGTCGTCAAAGGAGACAACAACACCCCGCGGGTAGACGTTGACGGACGCCTTTACACCCCCCAGGAACTCTCTGCGATGATTCTGCAGAAAATGAAAAAGACAGCCGAGGATTATCTCGGACAATCCGTCAGCCGTGCGGTAATTACCGTCCCGGCCTACTTCAACGATTCCCAGCGGCAGGCTACCAAGGAAGCCGGTGAAATTGCGGGGCTTAAAGTAGAGCGGATTATCAATGAGCCCACGGCGGCTTCCCTGGCCTACGGCCTGGATAAAAAAGACCAGGACCAGAAAATCGTAGTCTTTGACTTTGGCGGCGGAACGCACGACGTATCCATCCTGGAGCTCGGGGACGGGGTTTTTGAGGTACTCGCAACAGACGGGGACACCCACCTGGGCGGGGACGACGTAGACCAGAAGATCATCGATTGGCTTGCGGATGAATTCAAGCAGGAAGAAGAGATGGACCTGCGTGAGGATGCCATGGCCCTGCAACGCCTCCGGGAGGCGGCTGAAAAGGCCAAGATCGAATTGTCCTCTTCCTCACAGACGGAGATCAACCTGCCGTATATCACGGCGACTTCCTCCGGGCCCAAACACCTGGTGCGCACCTTGTCGCGTTCCAAATTCGAGCAACTGATCGAAGACCTGGTCAAGCGGACCATCGCCCCTTGCGAATCGGCCCTGAAAACGGCTGGTCTCTCCAAGAGCGATATCGATGAAATCATCCTGGTGGGAGGATCCACGCGGATTCCGGCCGTACAGGAAGCGGTTGAGAAATTTTTCGGGAAGAAGCCTTCCAAGGGCGTAAACCCGGATGAGGTGGTTGCCATCGGCGCGGCCATCCAGGGAGGCGTCCTGACCGGGGATGTAAAAGACGTACTGCTCCTGGACGTTACCCCCCTTTCGCTCGGAATCGAGACGATGGGAGGCGTGAATACAAAACTCATCGAGGCGAACACCACCATCCCGACCAAGAAGTCGCAGGTGTTCTCCACCGCGGCCGACAACCAGCCTTCTGTGGAAATCCACGTACTTCAGGGCGAGCGCCCCATGGCCAAGGACAACAAGACCATCGGGCGGTTCCACCTGGACGGCATCCCGCCGGCGCCCCGGGGCACGCCGCAGATTGAGGTGACTTTTGACATCGACGCCAACGGGATCATCAAGGTGTCTGCAACGGATAAGGCAACCGGGAAGTCTCAGGACATCCGGATTGAAGCCTCCTCCGGCCTTACCGAGGAAGAGATCGAGCGGATGAAGTCTGAAGCCGAGGCGAATGCCGAAGCGGATAAGAAAGCCAAGGAGAAGGTAGACAAACTCAACGAGGCCGACCAGATGATTTTTCAAACGGAAAAACAACTGGGGGAATTCGGCGATAAATTGTCTGCAGACAAGAAGCAGGAAATCGAATCCGCGCTCGAAGAGCTCAAAAAGGCTTATGAAAGCAAGGATACCGATGTAATCCAGCCGGCCCTGGACAAAATCAACGAAGCCTGGAAGAACGCTTCGGAGGAAATGTACAAGGCACAGGCCGAGGCCCAGCAACCGGGAGCAGACGGTGCCGGGCAGACCACGGATTCAGGCGATGCCGCGGAAGGAGACAACGTGGAGGACGTCGATTTTGAGGAAGTGAAATAA
- a CDS encoding L-serine ammonia-lyase produces MECISVFDMLKVGIGPSSSHTLGPWKAGLRFLGELRKTEKLERVTRVRVLLYGSLSLTGKGHATDLAVQMGLCGADPETVPIESVSSTISEIREKEELRLGGSHPVRFDPKTDISFHRKFLPFHANGLTFEAHFSDGKKRSETYYSIGGGFVVKKEQENAKRKKQAFNQFPYPSSTGAELLSHCKNAGASISDIVLENERSLRTDSEIDAGLQRIWEVMLASIYEGCHTPGELPGGLRVKRRAAEIYQNLQGDSPYTGPSDWPASIRNTRVQFRQILKWVSCFALSVNEVNASLGRIVTAPTNGSAGVIPAVLMYYLVIENHQAGFPEIKRFLLVAGEIGSLFKKGATISAAMGGCQAEIGVSSAMAAGALTELLGGTPAQVLMAAEIAMEHHLGLTCDPIAGLVQIPCIERNSMGAIKAINAAELALGSDAANAKVPFDKVVQTMWETARDMNSKYKETSEGGLAVGVNLSDC; encoded by the coding sequence ATGGAGTGCATCAGTGTCTTTGATATGCTTAAGGTTGGAATCGGGCCGTCCAGCTCCCATACTCTGGGACCCTGGAAAGCCGGCTTGCGCTTCCTCGGGGAGTTGCGAAAAACGGAAAAGCTGGAACGGGTAACCAGGGTCCGCGTCCTCCTGTACGGATCCCTTTCGCTTACCGGTAAAGGGCATGCCACGGACCTGGCCGTACAGATGGGGCTCTGTGGGGCCGATCCGGAAACCGTACCCATCGAATCCGTGTCGTCCACCATCTCGGAAATACGGGAAAAGGAAGAACTCCGGCTGGGGGGGTCCCATCCGGTGCGCTTCGACCCGAAAACCGATATCAGCTTCCACAGGAAATTCCTCCCCTTCCACGCCAACGGACTGACGTTTGAAGCGCATTTCAGCGACGGGAAGAAACGGTCGGAAACCTATTATTCCATAGGCGGCGGTTTTGTGGTCAAGAAAGAGCAGGAAAACGCAAAACGCAAAAAGCAGGCCTTCAACCAGTTCCCCTACCCTTCCAGTACCGGGGCGGAATTATTGAGCCATTGCAAAAACGCCGGGGCGTCCATTTCGGATATCGTCCTGGAGAACGAGCGGTCCCTGCGGACCGATTCGGAAATCGACGCCGGGTTGCAGCGTATCTGGGAGGTAATGCTCGCATCGATTTACGAAGGTTGCCATACGCCGGGGGAACTGCCCGGGGGACTCCGCGTAAAGCGCCGGGCAGCGGAAATTTACCAGAACCTGCAGGGGGATTCGCCCTATACCGGGCCGTCAGACTGGCCCGCATCCATTCGGAATACCCGGGTACAGTTCCGTCAGATTCTGAAATGGGTGAGTTGTTTTGCCTTGAGCGTCAATGAGGTCAACGCCAGCCTGGGTCGGATTGTTACGGCCCCTACCAATGGAAGCGCCGGGGTCATCCCGGCCGTGTTGATGTACTACCTGGTCATCGAAAACCACCAGGCGGGGTTTCCGGAAATCAAACGATTCCTGCTGGTGGCAGGCGAAATAGGCAGCCTCTTTAAAAAGGGGGCCACCATCTCAGCCGCCATGGGCGGGTGCCAGGCGGAGATCGGGGTGTCGTCCGCCATGGCCGCCGGGGCCCTGACCGAATTGCTGGGCGGCACGCCGGCCCAGGTACTGATGGCCGCAGAAATTGCGATGGAACACCACCTGGGGCTTACCTGCGACCCGATTGCCGGGTTGGTACAGATACCGTGTATCGAACGCAACTCCATGGGCGCCATCAAGGCGATCAATGCGGCGGAACTCGCCCTGGGATCGGATGCGGCCAATGCAAAAGTGCCTTTTGACAAGGTGGTCCAGACCATGTGGGAAACGGCCCGGGACATGAACTCAAAATACAAGGAAACCTCCGAAGGGGGGCTCGCCGTGGGGGTCAACCTGAGCGACTGCTAA
- the panB gene encoding 3-methyl-2-oxobutanoate hydroxymethyltransferase encodes MSVSKKEYKRVTVRSLVEMKQQGEKISMLTAYDYSMARIVDAARVDVILVGDSASNVMAGHETTLPITLDQMIYHASSVIRAVDRALVVVDIPFGSYQSDPKEALRSAIRIMKESGAHAVKVEGGEEVKESVKRILNAGIPVMGHLGLTPQSIYKFGTYTVRAKEEAEARKLVEDAKLLERLGCFAVVLEKIPAELTKKVSEKLTIPTIGIGGGVHADGQVLVIHDLLGMTHEFNPRFLRRYMNLYEDMGKAIGQYVSDVKSKNFPNTDEQY; translated from the coding sequence ATGTCCGTTTCTAAAAAAGAATACAAAAGGGTTACCGTCCGGTCGCTCGTGGAAATGAAGCAACAGGGTGAAAAAATTTCAATGCTTACCGCCTACGACTATTCCATGGCGCGGATCGTGGATGCTGCGCGGGTCGACGTAATCCTGGTCGGGGATTCCGCAAGTAATGTCATGGCGGGTCACGAAACCACCCTGCCCATCACGCTGGACCAGATGATCTACCACGCGAGTTCGGTGATCCGGGCTGTGGACCGGGCGCTCGTCGTTGTGGATATCCCCTTCGGCTCCTACCAAAGCGACCCGAAGGAAGCCCTCCGTTCTGCCATTCGCATTATGAAGGAGAGCGGGGCCCACGCCGTGAAGGTGGAAGGCGGGGAAGAGGTAAAGGAATCCGTGAAGCGCATCCTGAACGCCGGCATCCCGGTGATGGGCCACCTGGGGCTGACCCCCCAGAGTATTTACAAATTCGGCACCTACACGGTACGGGCCAAGGAAGAGGCCGAAGCCCGCAAACTCGTGGAGGATGCCAAGCTGTTGGAACGCCTCGGCTGCTTTGCCGTAGTCCTGGAAAAGATCCCGGCGGAACTCACCAAAAAGGTCTCCGAGAAACTCACCATCCCGACTATCGGGATCGGCGGGGGGGTCCATGCGGACGGCCAGGTACTGGTTATTCACGACCTCCTGGGGATGACCCACGAATTCAACCCGCGTTTCTTACGCCGGTATATGAACCTGTACGAGGATATGGGAAAAGCTATCGGGCAGTATGTAAGCGATGTCAAATCGAAGAATTTCCCGAACACGGACGAACAATACTAG
- a CDS encoding RluA family pseudouridine synthase, with amino-acid sequence MNGPKTHPGNLMVLYEDNHLIAVSKRAGDIVQGDKTGDTPLPETVKDYIAHKYQKPGKVFLGVVHRLDRPTTGVIVFARTSKALSRMNRLFAEGGTRKTYWALVGTPPPETAGRLVHWLERNQKQNKSYARAKEVPGSKQAILNYRLLGSLDRYHLLEIDLETGRHHQIRAQLAAIGSPIKGDLKYGFPRSNPDGGIHLHARRLEFIHPVRQDPVSILAPLPDDPLWEACGKLDSI; translated from the coding sequence ATGAACGGTCCGAAAACACATCCCGGAAACCTGATGGTCCTCTATGAGGATAACCACCTGATCGCCGTCTCCAAACGGGCAGGCGATATCGTTCAGGGTGACAAAACGGGGGATACCCCGCTGCCTGAAACCGTCAAGGACTATATCGCGCATAAATACCAGAAACCCGGAAAGGTATTCCTGGGAGTCGTCCACCGGCTGGACCGGCCCACCACCGGCGTCATCGTTTTTGCGCGAACTTCCAAGGCGCTCAGCCGGATGAACCGTTTGTTCGCGGAGGGCGGTACCCGTAAAACCTACTGGGCCCTGGTGGGGACCCCGCCTCCTGAAACAGCCGGCCGTTTGGTACACTGGCTGGAACGCAACCAAAAGCAAAACAAGTCCTATGCCCGGGCTAAAGAAGTCCCCGGCAGCAAGCAGGCGATCCTCAATTACCGACTGCTCGGCAGCCTGGACCGCTACCACCTGTTGGAAATTGACCTGGAAACCGGCAGGCACCACCAGATCCGCGCCCAGCTGGCCGCAATAGGAAGCCCGATAAAGGGGGATCTTAAATACGGCTTCCCCAGGAGCAACCCGGACGGGGGCATCCATTTGCACGCCCGCAGACTCGAATTTATCCACCCGGTGCGCCAAGACCCCGTCAGTATCCTGGCGCCCTTACCGGACGACCCGCTTTGGGAGGCTTGTGGGAAACTGGATTCGATTTGA
- a CDS encoding 2-isopropylmalate synthase codes for MSKDKVQIFDTTLRDGEQVPGCKLDTEQKLIIAERLDALGVDVIEAGFPISSPGDFKSVSEISRLVKNATVCGLTRAVKKDIEVAAEAIKDAKKPRIHTGIGTSESHIKYKFNSTQDEVLRRAVEAVKYAKTFVEDVEFYAEDAGRTENEFLARICEAVIQAGATVLNIPDTTGYCLPEEYGAKMKYLRENVRDIDKAILSCHCHNDLGLATANSIAGVINGARQIECTINGIGERAGNTSLEEVVMILRQHPHLNLDTGINSKLLYDTSQMVSRKMGMPVQPNKAIVGSNAFAHSSGIHQDGVIKKRETYEIIDPVDVGVTESSIVLTARSGRAALAYRAKKVGYELTKLQLDKVYDQFLVFADRKKEIEDADIHSIVEASGVNIESIA; via the coding sequence ATGAGCAAAGATAAGGTACAGATTTTTGACACAACCCTCAGGGACGGCGAACAGGTCCCGGGTTGCAAACTGGATACGGAGCAGAAGCTGATAATCGCCGAACGCCTCGATGCGCTGGGGGTGGATGTGATCGAAGCGGGCTTCCCGATTTCAAGCCCCGGGGATTTTAAATCTGTTTCGGAAATCTCCCGCCTGGTTAAAAACGCGACGGTCTGCGGCCTGACGCGTGCGGTTAAAAAAGATATCGAGGTTGCTGCCGAGGCCATCAAGGACGCCAAAAAGCCTCGGATACACACGGGTATCGGTACGTCGGAATCCCATATCAAATACAAATTCAATTCCACCCAGGACGAGGTGTTGCGACGGGCAGTGGAAGCCGTCAAATACGCCAAGACTTTTGTGGAGGACGTGGAGTTCTACGCCGAGGATGCCGGGCGTACCGAGAATGAGTTCCTGGCACGGATCTGCGAGGCGGTCATCCAGGCCGGGGCCACAGTCCTGAACATCCCGGATACCACCGGTTATTGCCTTCCCGAAGAATACGGGGCCAAGATGAAGTACCTGCGGGAAAATGTGCGCGACATCGACAAGGCGATCCTCTCATGTCACTGCCACAACGACCTGGGGCTCGCCACCGCCAATTCCATTGCCGGGGTGATCAACGGCGCCCGACAGATAGAATGTACCATCAACGGGATCGGCGAACGGGCCGGGAATACCTCCCTGGAAGAAGTGGTGATGATCCTCCGCCAACATCCCCACCTGAACCTGGATACAGGGATCAACAGCAAACTCCTGTACGATACCAGTCAGATGGTTTCCCGGAAAATGGGCATGCCGGTGCAGCCCAACAAGGCCATCGTGGGCTCCAATGCCTTTGCCCACAGTTCCGGAATCCACCAGGACGGGGTCATCAAAAAACGGGAAACCTATGAAATTATCGACCCGGTGGACGTGGGGGTGACCGAATCTTCCATCGTGCTGACAGCGCGTAGTGGCCGGGCGGCCCTGGCTTACCGGGCCAAGAAAGTCGGGTATGAACTGACCAAGTTGCAGCTCGATAAAGTATACGACCAATTCCTGGTCTTTGCGGACCGCAAAAAAGAAATCGAAGATGCCGATATCCACAGCATTGTGGAGGCGTCCGGTGTTAATATAGAAAGTATCGCTTGA
- the leuB gene encoding 3-isopropylmalate dehydrogenase → MKLKIALLPGDGIGPEVAAQAVACLQAVEEAFGHQFEFTKAPVGAIAIDQTGNPLPDDTLELCKQSDAVLFGAIGDPKYDNDPESKVRPEQGLLRLRKELGLFSNIRPVKVFPTLIDKSPLRKERIENTDFVIYRELTGGIYFGEKFLSEDGNTASDLCIYSEEEISRIAHLAFKAAKGRRKKLTLVDKANVLESSRLWRRVVTRIGESYPDVELHYLFVDNAAMQMILNPSQFDVILTENMFGDILSDEGSVIGGSIGLLPSASVGESSAMFEPIHGSYPQATGKNIANPIASILSAAMLLDHFGLDEEAAAVVRSVNKALKKGMVTPDLDPKSKHGTDDVGQFIAGHISDSDDFKGLNQENIGLGKSTII, encoded by the coding sequence ATGAAATTGAAAATCGCATTGCTCCCGGGAGACGGGATCGGACCCGAGGTGGCCGCCCAGGCCGTTGCCTGCCTGCAGGCTGTTGAAGAGGCCTTCGGGCACCAATTTGAATTTACCAAGGCGCCAGTCGGCGCCATTGCCATCGACCAGACCGGGAACCCCCTTCCGGACGACACCCTGGAATTGTGTAAGCAATCCGACGCCGTCCTGTTCGGGGCCATCGGCGACCCGAAATACGACAACGATCCGGAATCCAAGGTGCGCCCCGAGCAGGGCCTCCTGCGACTGCGCAAGGAATTGGGGCTGTTCAGCAATATCCGCCCGGTAAAGGTCTTCCCTACCCTGATTGACAAATCGCCTCTCCGGAAGGAACGCATTGAAAACACGGATTTCGTTATTTACCGGGAACTGACAGGGGGCATTTATTTCGGGGAAAAATTCCTGAGCGAAGACGGGAACACCGCTTCCGACCTCTGCATCTACAGCGAAGAGGAGATCAGCCGGATTGCGCACCTGGCTTTCAAGGCCGCAAAAGGCCGCCGAAAGAAACTCACCCTGGTGGACAAGGCCAACGTACTGGAATCCTCCCGCCTGTGGCGCCGGGTGGTTACGCGCATCGGGGAGAGTTACCCGGACGTGGAACTCCACTATCTCTTTGTGGATAACGCGGCCATGCAAATGATCTTGAACCCCAGCCAGTTCGATGTGATCCTCACGGAAAACATGTTTGGGGATATCCTGTCGGACGAAGGAAGCGTGATCGGCGGGTCCATCGGCCTGTTGCCCTCTGCGTCCGTAGGGGAATCCAGCGCCATGTTTGAGCCCATCCACGGCTCCTATCCCCAGGCTACCGGCAAGAACATCGCCAACCCGATTGCCTCGATCCTGTCGGCAGCCATGCTGCTCGACCATTTTGGCCTGGACGAAGAGGCTGCCGCCGTGGTGCGCTCGGTGAATAAAGCCCTGAAAAAGGGAATGGTCACCCCGGACCTCGACCCAAAAAGCAAACACGGTACGGACGATGTGGGCCAGTTTATTGCCGGACACATCAGCGATTCGGACGATTTCAAGGGGTTGAACCAGGAGAATATCGGCCTGGGAAAATCCACGATTATCTGA